ATTTACGTGTATTACGGTGACGGAATGGCAAAGACGAAGCTGAAAATTCCCGCCGCGAAAACAGGCACCGCGCGCAACATCAACACGATCGCCAAACTCGCGGAGTGGGCCACGCAATCATGACGAAGGGCGCTGCGTAGAACGGGGCTTGTTGCTACACTGCGCGTTGCCCAGTACTTCGTAGCAGCACTTCTCATCCTTCGCTTGCGTCGAGTCATGAAACCTTCCCTGCTCATCCTGATTCCACTTGGCGACGACAGTCGCGCGCGCATTTCAGCATCCTTCGATATTCATTACGCCCCCACGCACGAAGCACGCGTTCAATCCATTGCGAAAAAAGGCGCGGCGATTCGCGCCGTGCTGACTAACGGCACGACAGGTCTCACGGCCGATGAAATGGACCGGATGCCTGCGCTCGAATTCGTCAGCGCGCTCGGCGCGGGCTATGAGAACATCGCGAACACGCATGCAAAAGCACGCGGCATCGTTCTCGCGAACGGCGCAGGCACGAACGACGATTGCGTCGCCGACCACGCATTGGCCTTGTTGCTGGCCGTCGTGCGCGACGTGCCGCAACGCGACCGCGCGACCCGCGAAGGCATCTGGCGCGACACGTTGCCGATGCGGCCTTCCGTGTCGGGCAAGCGGCTTGGCATCGTGGGCCTTGGCAATATCGGGCTGAAGGTTGCGCGGCGCGCGGCCGGCTTCGATGTCGACGTCGCGTATCACAACCGCAAACCGCGCGAAGGCGCGACGTTGCGCTATATCGACAACCTGCACGAACTCGCGCGCTGGAGCGACTATCTCGTCGTTGCAACGCCGGGCGGTTCGGCTACCCAACATCTGATCGATCGCACCGTACTCGAGGCACTCGGGCCGAAGGGCTTTCTGGTGAACGTGTCGCGCGGCAGCGTCGTCGATACGGCCGCGCTTGCCCATGCGCTCGCGAACGGCGTGATAGCGGGCGCGGGCCTCGATGTGTACGAAAGCGAGCCGCAGCCGCCGCAGGCGCTGGTGCATCTGACGAACGTCGTGCTTACGCCGCATGTGGCGGGCACGTCACCGGAAGCGATCACGGCTTCCGTCGATAACTTCATCACGAATGCGACGCGCCACTTCGCGGGCGAAGACGTGTTGACACCCATCTGATTGTTCACATCACGAGGACCTTTCGCGCATGGCAAAGCATACGGCACTCATCGAATGGAGCAGCAAAGGCAGCAAGTTCACCGACAACCGCTATAGCCGCGCGCATCAATGGACGTTCGACGGTGGCGCAGTGGTACCCGCATCGAGTTCGCCGCATGTCGTGCGCGTGCCGTTCTCCGATCCGGCGGGCGTCGATCCTGAAGAGGCGTATGTGGCCGCGCTATCGAGTTGCCATATGCTGTGGTTTCTGTCGATTGCCGCAGAGCAAGGTTATGTCGTCACGTCGTATCGCGACGAAGCCGAGGGTACGATGGCGAAGAACGATGCGGGCAAGGAAGTGGTCACGCGTGTCGTGCTGAAACCGGCCGTTGCATTTGCGGGCGCAAAAGCACCGAGCGATGAAGCGCTCGCGCATCTGCATCATCTCGCGCACGACGCGTGTTTTCTTGCCAATTCGGTGAAGACCGTGATCGATGTCGAAGGGAGTTGGAGTTTCGAACAGGTTTGATTTGCGTTCAGGTGCAATCGCCAGACACATATGTCTGTGTAGCAAGCTTGACCTGTTTCTTTCATATAGGCGCGGCCAAACGATTCGCATCAGCGTGCCTTAAGCATGGCGCTTTATGATGCAGTCCCTTGTTTGGCGACAGCGCCGGTAAGCATGTCGCTTTTCGCCAGGTTTAATCCACCATTACCGGTTTTTTCGACTTGCATTCCAACGCGGCACGGTATTTTTGTCGTTATTCAGAATGCTAATAAGGAACAAGTTCAGCATTCAAATCACCACGAATTACCGGTGTGTTCAGATCGCCACAGTCACTCCCGCTGAATGTAAAGGATCGTTACTCACGTAACGGGCGAAATGGCGGACGAGTACCGCGCCTTCCTTCTTCTCACGTCCTCTACAGCGCGGCTCGCGCAATGCCTCCCGTCATCACGCACACGCAATCGCCAACCTGCCGTTGCACGTAGACGTTTTCAAACAGTAACAACCCGCGATATCGGCGAGACCATGATTCCATTAACTTTTTGAGTAACCGATCGCGGCCGTTGTACGGGGGGCGTGAAGCAGTCGGTACTTGTTCGATCAATTCGAGGCGGGCAACCGATCACATCATGAACCTGAATCTGAAAAGGCTCTATCACGTATGCAATCCCGAGCGCGCATGTCTCGACGGCAATCTTCCGTCGCTGCAATGGCGCATTCGTTGCATCGATATCCGCGAACGCCAGGGCGCCGCATTGCTTGCCAATGATCGCGCCGCGGGTCTGATCGAATTTCCGTCGTTGAGCATTCCCGCCGATCTGAACGAAGTCGACGAACTCACGCGAACCAGCGCGGCGATCAACTGGGTGGCTGTCGTCACCAATGCGCATCTCAATGATCCGGAAATCGGACGGATCGTGCGCACGCGCTGCGTGAGTTATATCCGCTTGCCCGCGGCGGCAGAGATGGTCGCTCAGGAACTCGATCGTGCGTACGAGATGTCAGCGGGCGACGGGGGCGAACATACGAGCGCGAACGCGGGATCGGTCGCACTGATCGGCGCATGCGCGGCGATGAGCGACGTGCGTGCGGCAATACGCAAAGCGTCGGAACATGAACGGCCTGTGACGTTTATCGGCGAATCGGGGAGTGGCAAGACGCTGGCGGCGTCGTCGATCCATCGGGGTTCGTCGCGCCGCGAAGGGCCGTTCGTTTCGATCGATTGCGCGGCCTTCTCACCGGAACGCGTGGAAACGGAATTGTTCGGGGAATTGGCTGGCGAGGAGACCAAGGTCGACGAGGGCAATCAGCGTGGCCGCCTCAGCATGGCGGAGGGTGGCTCACTGTATATCGATGGTATCTGCGAACTGCCGCTGTCGGCACAGCGGCGTCTCGCGGACGTGCTCGATACGGGGGCGCGCAACGTGCGCATCATCTGCTCGACACATATCGACTTGCAGCGCGCTGCAGACGAACGTCGTCTGCACGCGCGTCTTTTCTCGCGGCTTTCGCCCGACACGATCACGATTCCGCCGCTGCGCGAACGCGGCCCCGATATCCGCTTGCTCGCCACGCATCTGCTGAAGAGCTTTCGCTCTGATTCCCGTCATGGGATGCAAGGTTTTTCCGTGTGCGCGTGGGAAGCGTTCGACGCGCACACCTGGCCCGGCAATCTGCAGGAAATGATCAATCGCATCCGTCATGCAATCGTTGCCAGCAATGGCCCGCTGATCACAGCCGCGGATCTGGGTTTCGATCAGACCGCGAGCGTACCGATGATCAGCGCATCCGACGATAGCGACGACATTCCCGAGTGGGACGCCGTCGAACTGGCCATCGCGCGAAATCAGGGCCGGCTCGATGAGGCCGCGACGGAGTTGCACATTTCCAGGGTGTTGCTCGCGCGCATGCTGGCCTCGGATTCCCGTCGGTCGGTGGCGACGCCGGGTGAGTTGCGGATGGATTCCGCCTAGCCGCCGGAAAGGGCGCTCGCCTGCGAGCTGGCGATAACCGCAATGCGCTTCACGAACAGTTACACAAACCTTTTTTGTGTAGCACCTTGTCACCTATCTGCGCGCTATGCTTGCCGTCAACGTCGCGGCGCAGTTTTCAAGCGTACCTACCCTGATTACTTTCGCTTCGTTATTGGCTATTTTTTGCGGATTTTTTTATTCCGTCCTATGTGGTATTTCGAATTACCGGAACCTTCCCTGACCCATGAAAGAGCCCTATCGCGCCGTTCACCGCTATCCGCGTAACGACTCGGGACGTGACTTCGTCGTGGGCGATCTGCACGGCTGCTTCGCACAATTGCGCGCGGAGCTGGAGGCGCGCCATTTCGACCCGCAGCGCGACCGGCTGTTCGCCGTCGGCGATCTCGTCGATCGCGGGCCGCAATCGGATAGCGTGCTGGAGACCGTCGAGCAGCTCGGGATCAAGTCGGTGAAGGGCAATCACGAGGACGTGATCGTGCGCTGGCATGCCGGCGAGGAGCAGTCGCTGTCGCTGCTGGGCAACGGCGCCGACTGGCTGCTCGACAGAGCCGATGACCGGGACTGGGTCAAGGCGATCGCCGCTTACATGGCGTCGCTGCCGTATCTGATCGAGATCGAAACCGAGCACGGGCTGGTCGGCATCGTGCATGCGGATTCCCCCGTTTCGGACTGGAACCGGCTGGTTGCCGATATCGAAAGAGAACGGTCGGACGGCAAGACGCGCCGCAAGGCAATCTGGTCGCGCACGCGCTGGAAGGCGCATCAGCCGCATCCTTCGCCGTCGCGCAACACGTTGCGCAGCCTGCTGGACAAGGCGAGGCACAGTGTTCGCGGAGAGGCGCATGTGGTAGGGCGGATCGAGAACGTGACGGCCGTGTTTGTCGGCCATACGCCCGTAACCGGCGTCACCGTGAAGGACAACGTGATCAACATCGATACGGGCGCCGTCTATGGCGGCAAGCTCACGATCATGGATCTTGCCGATCTGCCGCAGTGGGTCGACGTGTCGCCGCGTTCCTCTGTCGCGGACGAGCCAGGTTGGCGCGAGCCGGTTATGGCTCGCAGTGCCACGATCGAACAAGCGCCTGTGGTGAATGTCGATACGGCAAGCGCTGACGTGGCTGCAAGCGAGGCCGACGTCGCACTAGTAGAACATCCTGCACCGTCGGACATTCCCTCTGTAACGGCAGAGCGTCGTGACGACCTGCAAAACGAAACTCCGCGTCTCGCGCCCGAATCCAGACCCGCGCCTGAACCGTTGACGTCGTTCGTGTCGAACGGCATGCACATCACGGTGCGCATGAGCATGCACAGCATGGTGAGCGAACTGAAGCAGGGCGCGAATACCGTCGCCACGCGTCGGCGATAACCGCATTCAATTCGGCGGCGCGTGGCGCGCCGTATCCATTCCAAGCCGTCTGAGCAGATCGCGTCCACGCGCGCTGATCTGCAGTGCGGCAATGCCACCGCGAACCTCGTGTACTTCGACGAGTTCGTAATGGCGTAATGCGAGCACATCTGGGTCGAGCGATTCGATACGGCGTTCATTGCCATTCAACAGCATGAGCGTCGCCAGTTCGTGAGGGCTCAACATCAGGACACCTCCGTGGACAAGTGAGCGAGCAGTCCGGACATGCTAGTCGGATGACACGACAGTTTGACTACGGGTGTGTTTCATCACGTTACGCGGTTACGTCTTTGACGGTGGCGAAAGGCGGCGGCTAGTCCCGCGCATGCAACGCATGCGCGCATGGCGCGGCGATAAATCGACGATGAGCGTGTAACAGGCTTACGCGCGGGTAAGCCCGCTACAGCATCTGGAAAGCACGCGCGCCTGGTTGCGCGGCACTAGCGTGCGTCGTCGGCTGCGACGCGCCAGGCAGGCGCTTCGTCATCGACATGTGACACCAGCGTTTCGAGCGACAGACCTTTCGTTTCGATACCCATCACCCATACGGCCAACGCTGCGACGCCGAACGACAGCGCGCCGAGCGTGAACACACCGCCTTGTCCGAAAATGGGCAGCACCACGCCGACCGCATAGGGGCCGATCAGCGAGCCGACACGGCCTATCGCCGATGCAAAGCCGGAGCCCGTCGCTCGCGCACCCGTGCCGTAGAGTTCGGGCGTGTACGTGTAGAGCACGGCCCACATACCGAACAGGAAGAACTGCATCGCGAGGCCGGTGCAGATCAGCAGCGTCACGCTGTCCGCGTGCAATGCCGTCTGGCCGTACGCATAGGCCATCACGCCGCCGCCGACCAGCGACGCAATACACGTCGGCTTACGCCCCCAGCGTTCGACGAGCCACGCCGCACAAAGAAAGCCCGGTATGCCGCCAAGCGAGATGAGCACGGTGTAGAGCACCGACTTCGTAACCGCGAAGCCCGCCTGCTGCATCAATGCGCCGAGCCACGACGTCAAACCATAGAAGCCGAGCAGCGCGAAAAACCACAGCGCCCATACCATGATCGTGCGCTGGCGGTAGGCGGCGCTCCAGATCTCACGGAACGCGCCGTGTTTCGAAGGCGCGGCCTGGTCGGCGAGCACCGACGGCGCGGGCAGCGAGCGTAGTCCTTTGGACTTCATCACCTTTGCTTCGATCTGGCCGAGCACGGCATCGGCCTGGGCAAGACGTCCGCGATGTTCGAGCCAGCGCGGCGATTCGGGCACGATGCGCCGCACGATCAGCACGAACACGGCGGGAATCGCGAGCAACGCGAACACGGTGCGCCATCCGAAATGCGGCAGCACGAAGAACGACACGCAGCCCGCCGTGATGAATCCGAGCGGCCAGAAGCCGTCCATCAGCGCGACAAGCCGTCCGCGCGAAGCCGTCGGCACGAATTCGGACAGCAGCGTTTGCGCGATCGGAAACTCCATGCCCATACCGATACCGAGCAGCACGCGATAGACGATCAGCGCATCGACGCTTTGCGCCGTCGAGCACAGATACGACGCGACGCCCCACAGCACCATACTCCACTGAAACACCGGACGTCGGCCGAAGCGATCCGCGAACAGTCCCGCGACGGCCGCGCCGAGCACCATGCCGAAGAAGCTCGCGCTCGCGACGAGTCCCGCCATTGCGCTCGACAAACCGAACTCGGTCTTGATCGAGCCGAGCACGAAGGTCATCGTGCCGAGATCGACGGAATCGAAGAAGAACGCAATCGCGATGATGATGAAGATGGTGCGGTGATAGCCGGAAAACGGCAGGCGTTCGAGACGCGCGGCGGCGCTGGGTCGTGCGGTGGTCGGCATGTCATCCTCGGGTGGAGGTTGGAAGAGGCCGGTGGTCCAGCGAAGCACGCTTGCTTCGAGGGCCGGCTCGTTCCAGTAGATGCCGCCATTAATCCGTCATATAGAACAGATTCGGCATTGGGATGGAATGTGTGCGCCATTTGTAATGACGCACACGTGCGCTCATTGCGTATGTGCAGCCACGCTCCGTGCCGGTGCGCGTGCAACATGCTTTGCGCCGCGTGCCGGTGCGCCGTTCGCCACATAGTAGGGCGCGTTGGAGCGCGCGAGCGAATCGCGCCCGCGAATGCGGTCCGCGATTTTCTCCGCGAGCATGATGGTCGGCGCGTTCAGGTTGCCCGTCGTGATGCGCGGCATGATCGACGCGTCGACCACGCGAAGCCCTTCGAGACCATGCACGCGTCCTTCGCCATCGACGACGGCCATGTCGTCGTAACCCATCGCGCACGAGCACGACGGATGAAAGGCCGTCTCGGCACGCGCGCGCACGAACGCATCGATCTGCGCATCCGTC
The Paraburkholderia terrae genome window above contains:
- a CDS encoding sigma-54-dependent transcriptional regulator, with the translated sequence MNLNLKRLYHVCNPERACLDGNLPSLQWRIRCIDIRERQGAALLANDRAAGLIEFPSLSIPADLNEVDELTRTSAAINWVAVVTNAHLNDPEIGRIVRTRCVSYIRLPAAAEMVAQELDRAYEMSAGDGGEHTSANAGSVALIGACAAMSDVRAAIRKASEHERPVTFIGESGSGKTLAASSIHRGSSRREGPFVSIDCAAFSPERVETELFGELAGEETKVDEGNQRGRLSMAEGGSLYIDGICELPLSAQRRLADVLDTGARNVRIICSTHIDLQRAADERRLHARLFSRLSPDTITIPPLRERGPDIRLLATHLLKSFRSDSRHGMQGFSVCAWEAFDAHTWPGNLQEMINRIRHAIVASNGPLITAADLGFDQTASVPMISASDDSDDIPEWDAVELAIARNQGRLDEAATELHISRVLLARMLASDSRRSVATPGELRMDSA
- a CDS encoding metallophosphoesterase; this translates as MKEPYRAVHRYPRNDSGRDFVVGDLHGCFAQLRAELEARHFDPQRDRLFAVGDLVDRGPQSDSVLETVEQLGIKSVKGNHEDVIVRWHAGEEQSLSLLGNGADWLLDRADDRDWVKAIAAYMASLPYLIEIETEHGLVGIVHADSPVSDWNRLVADIERERSDGKTRRKAIWSRTRWKAHQPHPSPSRNTLRSLLDKARHSVRGEAHVVGRIENVTAVFVGHTPVTGVTVKDNVINIDTGAVYGGKLTIMDLADLPQWVDVSPRSSVADEPGWREPVMARSATIEQAPVVNVDTASADVAASEADVALVEHPAPSDIPSVTAERRDDLQNETPRLAPESRPAPEPLTSFVSNGMHITVRMSMHSMVSELKQGANTVATRRR
- a CDS encoding OsmC family protein, with product MAKHTALIEWSSKGSKFTDNRYSRAHQWTFDGGAVVPASSSPHVVRVPFSDPAGVDPEEAYVAALSSCHMLWFLSIAAEQGYVVTSYRDEAEGTMAKNDAGKEVVTRVVLKPAVAFAGAKAPSDEALAHLHHLAHDACFLANSVKTVIDVEGSWSFEQV
- a CDS encoding 2-hydroxyacid dehydrogenase, producing MKPSLLILIPLGDDSRARISASFDIHYAPTHEARVQSIAKKGAAIRAVLTNGTTGLTADEMDRMPALEFVSALGAGYENIANTHAKARGIVLANGAGTNDDCVADHALALLLAVVRDVPQRDRATREGIWRDTLPMRPSVSGKRLGIVGLGNIGLKVARRAAGFDVDVAYHNRKPREGATLRYIDNLHELARWSDYLVVATPGGSATQHLIDRTVLEALGPKGFLVNVSRGSVVDTAALAHALANGVIAGAGLDVYESEPQPPQALVHLTNVVLTPHVAGTSPEAITASVDNFITNATRHFAGEDVLTPI
- a CDS encoding MFS transporter; amino-acid sequence: MPTTARPSAAARLERLPFSGYHRTIFIIIAIAFFFDSVDLGTMTFVLGSIKTEFGLSSAMAGLVASASFFGMVLGAAVAGLFADRFGRRPVFQWSMVLWGVASYLCSTAQSVDALIVYRVLLGIGMGMEFPIAQTLLSEFVPTASRGRLVALMDGFWPLGFITAGCVSFFVLPHFGWRTVFALLAIPAVFVLIVRRIVPESPRWLEHRGRLAQADAVLGQIEAKVMKSKGLRSLPAPSVLADQAAPSKHGAFREIWSAAYRQRTIMVWALWFFALLGFYGLTSWLGALMQQAGFAVTKSVLYTVLISLGGIPGFLCAAWLVERWGRKPTCIASLVGGGVMAYAYGQTALHADSVTLLICTGLAMQFFLFGMWAVLYTYTPELYGTGARATGSGFASAIGRVGSLIGPYAVGVVLPIFGQGGVFTLGALSFGVAALAVWVMGIETKGLSLETLVSHVDDEAPAWRVAADDAR